The region GGCCGACGACCTGTGGTTCGAGCTGCCCATGGACGCCGCCAGCCAAGCCCAGGTGGGCCAAGCCGCTATGGCCCGCGGCTACCTGCCCGCCGGCCAGACCCTGACCGGGCTGCTCGGCCCCGCGGACGGCGCGCGGCTGCGCAAGACCGCCGAGGACCTGGGGCTGCCTATGGCGGTGCTTCAGTATCTGCAGCCGTGGCTGGCGGAGGTGTCCCTGGCCAACGCCATGTTCATGCAGAGCAGCGCCAGCAGGGCCGAAGGCGTGGAGACGGTGATCGAGCGCACGGCTCCCGCCTCGGCGGCGCGGCGTGCGTTCGAGACCCCAGAACAGCAGATCGCCATCCTGGCCGACACGCCCCAGGAAGCACAGGTCGCTTCCCTGCGCCAGACTCTCGATGAACTGGCCGAAGGTCCCGGCGCCTATGACGAGCTGGTCCAGGCCTGGGCCGCCGGCGACATCCGCACCCTGGAGACCGAGGCCCTGGATCCCATCCGCGAGGCGTCGCCCGTGCTCTATCGCCGCCTGATCGTCGATCGAAACACCCGGTGGATCGAGACGATCAAGGCCCGCATGGCCGGGTCAGGCGAGACGGTGATCGTGGTCGGCGCCGGCCATCTGGTGGGCCGCGACGGACTGCCCGCCCGCCTTCGGGCGCTAGGATTCAAGGTCGAAGGTCCTTAGACCTCGGCCGAATAATAAGCCGACATAATAAAAAGGAACCCGCCATGGCCTATGAGACCCTGATCGTGGAGATCTCCGACGGCGTCGCCCTGATCCGCCTGAACCGGCCGGACGCCCTGAACGCGCTCAACACCGCTCTGCTGGCCGAGCTAGGCCAGGCCCTGGCCGCCGCGGAGGCCGACGAGGCCGTAGGCTGCGTGGTGCTGACCGGCTCGGCCAAGGCCTTCGCGGCCGGGGCCGACATCAAGGAGATGGCCGGCCAGTCCTATGCGGACATGTTCAAGGCCGACTTCTTCACCGCCGGCGCCAATGCGATCGAGCGCTTCCGCAAACCGATCATTGCGGCGGTCTCCGGCTACGCCCTGGGCGGCGGCTGCGAACTGGCCATGATGTGCGACTTCATCATCGCCGCCGACAGCGCCAAGTTCGGCCAACCCGAGATCAACCTGGGCGTCGCCCCCGGCATCGGCGGCACACAGCGCCTGACACGTCTGGTGGGCAAGTCCAAGGCCATGGACATGATCCTGACCGGCCGGATGATGGACGCCGCCGAGGCCGAGCGCGCGGGCCTGGTCAGCCGGGTGGTTCCCGCCGACGGATTGATCGAAGAGGTGATGACCATCGCGCGCAAGATCGCCAGCCAATCGCCCCTGGCGGTGATGATGAACAAGGAACTGGTCGAGGCCGCGTACGAGACCACCCTGACCCAGGGGGTGAAGCTGGAGCGGCGACTGTTCCACTCCCTCTTCGCCTTCGAGGATCAGAAGGAGGGCATGGGGGCCTTCGTCGAAAAGCGGAAGCCGGCGTTCAAAGGCCGCTGATGCGCGTTGACCGGCGCTTGGCCTTCGGCTATATGCGCCCGCTCTGATTTGCCGCGCCCAGGATGCCAGTCTTGAGCGCTTGTCCGTTTGAAGGTCCAAAGCCCTATGGCCAATAATCCCGGCGCCAAGAAGGCGATCCGCAAGATCGAACGCCGCACCGAAGTGAACAAGGCTCGCCGCTCGCGC is a window of Caulobacter sp. NIBR2454 DNA encoding:
- a CDS encoding TraB/GumN family protein translates to MVRSLVSLCALFLAACSLPSSAAAMPPVWIVRDADSEIVIFGSMHILPPGVDWRPDALDAALAKADDLWFELPMDAASQAQVGQAAMARGYLPAGQTLTGLLGPADGARLRKTAEDLGLPMAVLQYLQPWLAEVSLANAMFMQSSASRAEGVETVIERTAPASAARRAFETPEQQIAILADTPQEAQVASLRQTLDELAEGPGAYDELVQAWAAGDIRTLETEALDPIREASPVLYRRLIVDRNTRWIETIKARMAGSGETVIVVGAGHLVGRDGLPARLRALGFKVEGP
- a CDS encoding enoyl-CoA hydratase; this translates as MAYETLIVEISDGVALIRLNRPDALNALNTALLAELGQALAAAEADEAVGCVVLTGSAKAFAAGADIKEMAGQSYADMFKADFFTAGANAIERFRKPIIAAVSGYALGGGCELAMMCDFIIAADSAKFGQPEINLGVAPGIGGTQRLTRLVGKSKAMDMILTGRMMDAAEAERAGLVSRVVPADGLIEEVMTIARKIASQSPLAVMMNKELVEAAYETTLTQGVKLERRLFHSLFAFEDQKEGMGAFVEKRKPAFKGR